The Falco rusticolus isolate bFalRus1 chromosome 4, bFalRus1.pri, whole genome shotgun sequence genome includes the window ACACAcccacagcagcctcagcaccagcaggatAGACTCAGCCCAGCCCCTCTGGTGCATCCAGCAGTGAGATGATCCTCCTCCCAccactgcagccctgctcaggCACCCAGCTGAGCCCACACCAGCTCACTGCACCCCTGAGCCCGACACACCAAGTGCCACAACTGCTTCTCACTTACTTTTCATCAGTTCAGGGTTGGGGGTTTTCTCTACATACTGCACGGGGCCACAGGCGCTCTCCCCACTCCGGCTgccatccagctgctgctctacctgctgccaggctggagggggggggaacAGGCAGCGGGTGGTTTTGGGATGGGGCTTTCCCAGCCTGGGGGGCCGCAGGAGGTGGTGCAAAGGAGGGCAgggacccaggctggggacCCCATCCCTGCCACCAAGGTCCACAGCACAACAGAGCTGCCTCAAGAGGAACCccacatgctccagcccccccagggtGTGGCAGCAAGGGGGTGCCTGCCCCCAGGGACCCTCTGCCCTCACCTTCATAGACAAAGCGGACGTTCTCCTCATGGGCCAGCGTGTAGCACTCCTCGGGAGCCGagacctgctgcagcagcacctgcgGCCTCTTGCCGTTCACTCTGTTGAAGACTAGTTTCTGGGCTGGGCTGCCGAGGAAAGCAAGGCAGCAGTGAGGGGGCAGCTTGGAGCAAGGACAGGGGCTGTCCAGCCACCCTGGGTTGCCCCACGACACACACGGCCCTGGCAAAGCCAGGGGCACTGCCGcagccagcccaccctgctcagccctgtccCCAAGGGCACCAAAAGGGACCCAGCCCTCCGGGAAAGGGGGCTCCTACACAGGGAGGGGTGCAGGCAAGGGGAGCTCCCCATGGAAAAGCACAGCCTGCCCATCTCCCACCCATCTTCCAGCCTGGCACCAGGCACAgtccccaaaataaaaataatctgtcacCAAAATTGCTGAAATAATCAGGAAAATAGATATGGAACCCAGCTAGGCAGCGGGCAGGGGCACATGCCGCTCCGCAGACCAAGCGCCCGCGTTTACTGGAgcggccccagcccccgggACGTCCCCAAggtgccccagggctgggaccaAACCGGCTGCCAAGTGGGAGCAGGTCAGGAGCTGGGCCCGGGGGCCAGCAAacccgggcagggccgggggcagccgggCCCGGGGGCACTTGGGGCTTGTCTGCCCGGCCCGGGAGCACGGGACAGCGGCGGCGCCACGCTCCTCACGGGACAAAGTCTAAGGGGCCCTGTGAGCACAGGCAGGTCACAGTCTGCAGGGCGAGAGAGcgtgcagcccctgcccaccctgccccgGGCGGGGTAGCCCACCCCCCCACGCgtggcggggggcagcgggcaggcaCACACACGCCCCCGCTGCACCCCGGGGGAACCCTTCCTCACCCCTTCGGAGGAAGCGGGCAGAGCCGCCCGGACCCGCCGgcgggggctgcctgccctgtcAGCACGGGGTCTCCCAAGTCTTCCCCCCTCGAGGGATGGAGCCGGGACCCTCcggctgccccccacccccgcctcACAGCtccggctgctgctgctgctgctgctggaggggggcaGGTCCGCCCAGCAGCCCCCAACCCTGCCCGCGGCCGCACACCGGGGTGGCGCAGCCGGTGCCTCCCGGGGgcgctgcacagccccagcctcccccgGGGGGCGTCGCTGCGCACTcggggccggcagccccccgccgcctgcACTTTGCCCGCTCCTCCGGTCACAAGCCCCATTCCCCCGCGCCGGTTGGCAGCGGCCTCTACCCGAACCGCCCCCCCCGGGGATGGCCGCCCCCGGTCCCCCCCACGCCACACGCGGGCGGTCTccgcggggagcgggcggggggtCCGGCGTGCGGACACCGACCGACGGCCCCCGGCCCTGTCCCGttcccctccgcccccccccggcccctcccccggcggcgcggcccggccgccccggtAACCTTTCCCCAAGGTCACGGCCACCGCCGGCGCGGGGCTCACCTAGCGGGGGGCCAGGCGCCGGGCTGGAGCCGACCCCGCAGCTCGCCCAGCTTGCTGCTCTCCACTGCCTGCTGCGTCGGAcctgcgggcggcggcgggggtcAGGGCGGCCCGGGACGGGGAcggtgcccccccgccccccagccgctcgccccccgctccccggtACCTGTGCGGCGCTGCGTGGCCAGCTTGCTGGGGCCGCGCGTCAGCGTGTACATCCTGCGGCCCCGCACCGGCCCCGCACCGGCCCCgcaccggccccgccgcccccgcccgaGTGCGGCCCTCGCCCCCCCCCGGGCCTTTAACGAACCGGGCCGGCCGCCGCGACACGCCCCCCGCCCTTAAAGGGCCCGCGCGGGAcgggcgggggggccgcggggcggggggcgcccgcagggggaggggcgggggggccgcaCGTGGCGccgggggaggggtgggagaggcggggggagggcgggAGGCGcctggggggtgtgggggacAGGTGGGACACGCACCTGACACGTGGGGCGTGGGGACACACATGGGAGATGGGCGGGACACAGCGGGGGCACGcgtgggaggggtggggggaggcacGGGGCACATGCGGGGCGTGTAAGTGACACACGTGGGGTGTGGGGACACACAGGGGACGCACCTGGGACACATGGGGGGCACACATGGGATGTGGGGACAGACGCGGGACACATGGGGGGGCACGCGTGGGGTGTGGGGACGCACATGGGGCACACGGGGGCACATGTGGGGGACACATGGCACATGAGATACATGGGGACACACGTGGGACATGGGACACGGGAAATGAATGGGACATGGGCACAAGTGGGACGTGGGGGCACACGGGGGAAATGCATGGGACACAGAGGGGACGTGTGAGATGTCGGAGCCATGGGACACGCAGGGTACACACAAGGGACGTGGGGACACAGAGAGGTCAAGTAGGAGAAAGGGCCCGGGAGACACGTGGGACAAGATGGCACAGGCACGCAGGGAACACTGGAGTCACAGGGAACACAGAGGGGACGTTCAGGAGACAGGGGACACAGGGAGGACACGTAGGTGTCACCCCTGAGACACGTAGGGCCCAGGCAGGGGATAGCGAAGGGGTGCAAAGGCAGGGGCTCAGGTGCCACCGCCATGGGGACAACACTGTGACAGCCCCAGCGACCCTCGGGCACGCAGCCCCGCGGTCACGCCTGGGAAGGCCGagggccggcggggggggcagAACAGACAGCGGTGCCGCTGGTGTAGTGGTATCATGCAAGATTCCCATTCTTGCGACCCGGGTTCGATTCCCGGGCGGCGCAGGAGCTCCTGGtcttttatttcccccccttcATTTTTTTGAACGCCCGTGAGAGGTTCCACCCGCGGCGGTGGGGGCGTTCCCCGTGGGGGCGGCTGGGAGCTGTAGTCCCCACACTGCGGCCACCGCCTGCTCCAGCCATGCAAGCGCCCGCGGCGGCGGAGCGCAACAAGGGCCCGATCCTGGCCGTGCTGCGGGAGTACGCGGGCTCCGGCGCCCACGCGGGACCCGGCGCCGTACGGGTGCTGGAGGTGGGAGCAGGCGCGGGGCTGCACGCCGCGCACTTCGCCCGGGCGCTGCCGCAGACCCTCTGGCAGCCCTCCGACATCGACCCCCAGGCGCTGCGCAGGTGagcggggagctgggggggatcCCTGGGCACAGcccgcagccccttcccctcccgACGCACCCGCGGCCGGAGCACCCAGGCTCCCTAGCTCGCAGCTCTGCTTTATTCCAGGAAAGACCCCAGACCCAGCTTTTAGATGActgccctccccgccccgcccccagctggatgtttatttttttcccgaaaaaaccccaatattGAACTCTTGGACAGCCCAGGCTCCCCTGCTCGATGCTTTATTTATTCCAGGAAAACCACAATATTCAACTCTTGGATAGCCCAGGCTCCCCAGGTCAATGCTTGCtatgttttttccagaaaagccCCAATCCCCAACTCCCAAACAGCCCAGGCTCCCCAGGT containing:
- the MCRIP2 gene encoding MAPK regulated corepressor interacting protein 2 isoform X3 is translated as MYTLTRGPSKLATQRRTGPTQQAVESSKLGELRGRLQPGAWPPASSPAQKLVFNRVNGKRPQVLLQQVSAPEECYTLAHEENVRFVYEAWQQVEQQLDGSRSGESACGPVQYVEKTPNPELMKNFVPIDLEEWWAQQFLAKIENCT
- the MCRIP2 gene encoding MAPK regulated corepressor interacting protein 2 isoform X4, with protein sequence MYTLTRGPSKLATQRRTGPTQQAVESSKLGELRGRLQPGAWPPASPAQKLVFNRVNGKRPQVLLQQVSAPEECYTLAHEENVRFVYEAWQQVEQQLDGSRSGESACGPVQYVEKTPNPELMKNFVPIDLEEWWAQQFLAKIENCT
- the MCRIP2 gene encoding MAPK regulated corepressor interacting protein 2 isoform X2; translation: MGLVTGGAGKVQAAGGCRPRVRSDAPRGRLGLCSAPGRHRLRHPGVRPRAGLGAAGRTCPPPAAAAAAAGAVRRGWGAAGGSRLHPSRGEDLGDPVLTGQAAPAGGSGRLCPLPPKGPAQKLVFNRVNGKRPQVLLQQVSAPEECYTLAHEENVRFVYEAWQQVEQQLDGSRSGESACGPVQYVEKTPNPELMKNFVPIDLEEWWAQQFLAKIENCT
- the MCRIP2 gene encoding MAPK regulated corepressor interacting protein 2 isoform X1; the encoded protein is MGLVTGGAGKVQAAGGCRPRVRSDAPRGRLGLCSAPGRHRLRHPGVRPRAGLGAAGRTCPPPAAAAAAAGAVRRGWGAAGGSRLHPSRGEDLGDPVLTGQAAPAGGSGRLCPLPPKGSPAQKLVFNRVNGKRPQVLLQQVSAPEECYTLAHEENVRFVYEAWQQVEQQLDGSRSGESACGPVQYVEKTPNPELMKNFVPIDLEEWWAQQFLAKIENCT